Proteins encoded within one genomic window of Alteribacter populi:
- a CDS encoding IS110 family transposase, producing MNRSRNERINQVNENTLVIGIDIAKKNHYACAVNLRGRELAKVWRIHQSKDGFIHFEQAVRQLMETHNKSNVLIGFEATGHYWMNLAAMLEAFEFPFVIVNPMHVKQSKEMDDNSQTKNDAKDARVIAKLLPNGYFSIPRKMTTAEHHMRHGSAIRERLRKDISSVKNRIQRWKDLYFPEFNQVFSELGQQALAVLKLTPLPQDVPHLSVEEMVRQQKKAGAKYAGKPKMVTLIEVARHSIGVTRSQEMSRLEIRSLVQQLELLESQLEEVTSQMVEQAQSLEEFQYLVSIPGISENTVSELLAETGSMRNYRHPRQLIKLAGLTLRENSSGQHKGTKKISKRGRKRLRALLYKAILPLIQNNASFRQLYMHYHSREQNPLTKKEAMVVLCRKLLQVFHGLSKKQAMFDPERMLIDSSNYPQNKAA from the coding sequence ATGAATCGTAGTAGAAATGAACGAATTAATCAAGTCAACGAAAACACTCTAGTTATTGGAATCGATATTGCAAAAAAGAATCACTATGCCTGTGCCGTCAATTTGCGCGGACGCGAATTAGCGAAAGTATGGCGCATCCACCAGTCAAAAGATGGTTTCATCCATTTTGAGCAGGCTGTTAGACAACTGATGGAGACACACAACAAATCAAATGTGCTCATCGGTTTTGAAGCAACCGGCCACTACTGGATGAACCTTGCGGCTATGCTGGAGGCTTTCGAATTCCCTTTTGTCATCGTCAATCCAATGCATGTAAAACAATCCAAGGAAATGGACGATAATTCTCAAACGAAGAACGACGCTAAAGATGCACGCGTTATAGCGAAACTTCTTCCTAACGGCTATTTTAGTATACCGCGGAAGATGACAACCGCTGAACATCACATGAGGCATGGATCCGCAATCCGGGAACGATTACGAAAAGATATCTCTTCCGTAAAAAACAGGATACAGCGATGGAAGGATCTTTACTTTCCGGAATTCAATCAAGTCTTCAGTGAATTGGGCCAACAAGCTCTTGCCGTTTTAAAGCTGACACCTCTTCCCCAGGATGTTCCACATTTGTCTGTCGAAGAGATGGTCAGGCAACAGAAGAAAGCTGGCGCCAAGTATGCTGGGAAACCCAAAATGGTGACCCTGATTGAAGTGGCTCGTCACTCTATTGGCGTAACACGCAGTCAGGAAATGTCACGGCTGGAGATTCGCAGCCTTGTTCAACAGCTGGAACTATTGGAATCACAACTTGAAGAGGTGACTTCCCAGATGGTTGAGCAGGCCCAGTCATTAGAAGAGTTTCAGTACCTCGTCTCCATTCCGGGAATCAGCGAGAACACTGTAAGCGAGTTATTGGCTGAAACAGGCTCTATGCGCAATTACAGGCATCCACGCCAACTCATTAAGCTAGCGGGACTTACGTTGCGTGAGAACAGTTCAGGTCAGCATAAAGGCACAAAGAAGATCTCTAAACGCGGAAGAAAACGACTACGAGCCTTACTTTATAAAGCGATCCTTCCGCTCATTCAGAACAATGCAAGCTTTCGTCAACTGTACATGCATTATCACTCACGGGAACAAAATCCACTGACCAAGAAAGAAGCAATGGTTGTGCTATGCAGAAAGCTGCTTCAGGTGTTCCATGGACTTAGCAAGAAACAGGCAATGTTTGACCCTGAGAGAATGTTGATAGACTCTTCCAACTATCCTCAGAACAAGGCAGCGTAA
- a CDS encoding 2-phosphosulfolactate phosphatase, which yields MTKVHFEWGKRGTREAAGRGDITIIVDVLSFSSTVVSALACGAEILPYPPYLDGMAYANKQGAELILGRAEAASLDKPTLSPVTFNEEHRGKKYVLCSLNGAVCTWVASQVPYVFVGSLLNALSIADAVNILAGKENVGVTVVACGEQWSDIHEQEDRLRPSLEDYLGAGAIIAQLNGRKSPDAKVCEIAFEGVKGQVEELIWNCESGVELRERGYERDVKHCSQLDMSTVVPQLKEGVFVSVPGA from the coding sequence ATGACTAAGGTTCATTTTGAGTGGGGGAAGCGTGGTACACGTGAAGCAGCTGGACGGGGAGATATTACGATTATTGTGGACGTACTAAGTTTTTCATCGACAGTCGTTTCAGCATTAGCGTGTGGGGCAGAAATTTTACCCTATCCTCCTTATTTAGACGGGATGGCCTATGCTAATAAGCAAGGAGCTGAATTGATTTTAGGTAGAGCTGAGGCTGCAAGCTTGGATAAACCGACATTGTCTCCTGTGACTTTTAATGAAGAACACAGGGGTAAAAAATATGTCCTTTGCTCGTTAAACGGAGCGGTTTGTACGTGGGTTGCCTCTCAGGTTCCGTATGTTTTTGTTGGGTCACTTCTTAACGCTTTGAGTATTGCTGATGCGGTAAATATTTTAGCTGGTAAGGAAAATGTTGGTGTGACAGTCGTGGCATGCGGCGAACAGTGGAGTGACATTCACGAGCAGGAAGATCGGCTGCGTCCATCACTTGAAGATTATTTAGGTGCAGGTGCGATCATTGCACAACTAAATGGTAGAAAGTCACCTGATGCAAAGGTTTGTGAAATAGCGTTTGAGGGTGTGAAAGGACAAGTAGAGGAACTAATCTGGAACTGTGAAAGCGGAGTGGAGTTGCGGGAAAGAGGATACGAACGTGACGTAAAGCATTGCAGTCAATTAGATATGTCAACAGTCGTTCCGCAGCTTAAGGAAGGAGTATTTGTGAGCGTTCCGGGTGCCTGA
- a CDS encoding alpha/beta fold hydrolase, whose product MNIRGKDLFVEEFGKENEHAILYLHGGPGESCFDFSQHQAERLSQHFRVIAIDQRGVCRSEAIKPEEDFGLDDLVEDCETLRNTLDIKKWSVIGHSFGGYLALHYASIHPDSIHKLIFEGATFDFAVTSRVLLTKTAQIARKYGKDDLANECIEFRNSNATPRELTEGYMRLSQGLEENRMEIYRYEWTNPTNYSCYSDNEWEEFYDRSEIHYNLLRDEGKIFESLLPKIKNVHVPMLMLNGRHDPVACETHTSNFINDASNGQIITFDGSGHTPHYEEPELFMEEVRKFLLAK is encoded by the coding sequence GTGAACATTCGCGGTAAAGATTTATTTGTTGAAGAGTTTGGAAAAGAGAACGAGCATGCCATTTTATATTTACACGGCGGTCCAGGAGAAAGCTGCTTTGATTTTTCCCAACATCAAGCAGAAAGACTGTCACAACATTTCCGAGTCATTGCGATTGATCAGCGAGGTGTATGTCGATCTGAAGCGATTAAGCCGGAAGAAGACTTTGGGCTTGACGATCTCGTTGAAGATTGTGAAACATTAAGAAATACATTAGATATCAAAAAGTGGTCAGTCATTGGTCACTCTTTCGGTGGATACCTGGCTCTCCATTACGCTAGCATCCACCCTGATTCGATTCACAAGTTGATTTTCGAGGGTGCTACATTTGATTTCGCCGTTACAAGTCGTGTCCTACTTACCAAAACTGCTCAGATAGCTAGGAAGTACGGTAAGGATGACCTTGCTAATGAATGCATCGAGTTCAGAAATAGTAATGCAACTCCACGTGAGCTTACAGAAGGGTATATGAGGCTAAGCCAAGGTTTAGAGGAAAACCGCATGGAAATTTACCGATATGAATGGACTAACCCAACGAATTATTCCTGTTACTCTGACAATGAGTGGGAGGAATTTTACGACAGGTCAGAAATACATTATAACCTGCTACGTGATGAAGGAAAGATCTTTGAATCACTCCTTCCAAAAATTAAAAACGTTCATGTGCCGATGCTAATGCTTAATGGAAGACATGATCCTGTTGCATGTGAAACGCACACGTCCAATTTTATAAACGATGCATCTAATGGTCAAATTATTACATTTGACGGTAGCGGTCATACTCCTCATTATGAGGAACCAGAGCTGTTTATGGAGGAAGTGCGGAAATTTTTATTAG
- a CDS encoding phosphatase PAP2 family protein, whose translation MRHRKLLLIMLVSFFIFAITTWVQFTYGSFLFDEVIISGVTQVSHPFLIQMMQWVTLLGSGEFIVVITLIVTLILLYNKDWFNSIFLCALTFGGIVLNFLLKVLFQRERPGEARELELFSYSLEIPSYSFPSGHTMRSVLLMAFLIYLSYVLIKRSSIRFVCYFLCTIVIMLIAMSRIYLGLHYPSDIVAAMSISLTWFCICFYFLSKTNLKNTLTNT comes from the coding sequence ATGAGACACAGAAAACTACTTTTAATCATGCTTGTTTCTTTTTTTATCTTTGCGATCACAACATGGGTCCAGTTTACTTATGGAAGTTTTTTATTTGACGAAGTAATTATTTCTGGGGTGACGCAAGTCTCTCATCCATTTCTTATTCAAATGATGCAGTGGGTTACGCTCTTGGGTTCTGGAGAATTTATCGTTGTTATTACGCTAATAGTCACGTTAATACTGCTCTATAATAAAGACTGGTTTAACTCGATTTTTTTATGTGCCCTCACTTTTGGAGGAATCGTTTTAAACTTTTTACTTAAAGTCTTATTTCAAAGAGAGCGGCCTGGTGAGGCAAGGGAATTAGAATTATTCAGTTATTCACTTGAAATCCCTTCTTATAGTTTTCCAAGTGGACACACGATGCGTAGCGTTTTACTTATGGCATTTTTAATCTATTTGAGTTATGTTTTAATAAAGCGCAGTTCTATTCGATTTGTATGTTATTTTTTATGTACAATTGTGATCATGTTAATTGCAATGAGCAGAATTTATCTTGGACTCCATTATCCTTCTGACATTGTAGCTGCTATGAGCATTTCGTTAACGTGGTTTTGTATTTGTTTCTATTTCCTATCTAAAACAAACTTAAAAAACACCCTGACAAACACTTGA
- the asnB gene encoding asparagine synthase B, with protein sequence MCGIFATTKKVSKPLMNEVLESMKHRGPDEGKCVDVNAFQLGHRRLSIVGLEDGIQPITNADESKWLVCNGEIYNHLSLKENELKEETFFTHSDSEAVLKLYEKEGAKSIQKLDGMFGYFIADVENNTFIAGRDTLGIKPLYYGIDEDGHYYFSSELKTLYLLIDDVMEFPHGHYFTPEEGFVSYRKIEAPNTDQLEEGWRIHTGIIQKNLVKAVKKRLMADVEVGVLLSGGLDSSLIAAIANEYTDGPVKSFCVGSEGSADILRAREVAEYLGTDHYEYIYTNEELVEAMEHVIYHLESYEPSLVRSAIPNYFVSKLAASKVKVILSGEGADELFAGYQYLSDYQNTDKLNEEIIQMLNVLHSVNLQRADRMSMAHSLELRVPFLDLEVIHESLKIPADLKIHKQDRMEKWLLRKSFDGWIPENVLWRTKEEFSEGSGALDVLEAYANEVFSDIEIERIQQESPVHLRSKQEALYYRIFKLYFPQQSALDTVGKWATA encoded by the coding sequence ATGTGTGGCATTTTTGCGACAACTAAGAAAGTATCTAAACCATTAATGAATGAAGTGTTAGAAAGTATGAAGCACCGTGGACCTGACGAAGGTAAGTGTGTAGATGTTAATGCGTTTCAACTTGGCCATCGACGTCTTTCTATCGTCGGTTTAGAAGATGGCATTCAGCCGATTACAAATGCCGATGAGTCAAAGTGGCTTGTATGTAATGGTGAGATTTATAACCATCTTTCTTTAAAAGAAAATGAGCTCAAAGAGGAAACGTTCTTCACTCATTCTGATAGTGAAGCTGTTCTTAAGCTTTATGAAAAAGAAGGGGCGAAGAGCATTCAAAAACTAGATGGAATGTTTGGTTATTTTATCGCTGATGTGGAAAATAACACATTTATAGCGGGACGAGATACGTTAGGCATTAAGCCTCTTTATTATGGGATCGATGAGGACGGTCATTATTACTTTTCTTCAGAATTAAAAACATTGTATTTACTTATAGATGATGTAATGGAATTTCCCCACGGACATTATTTTACACCAGAAGAGGGGTTCGTATCGTATCGAAAAATTGAAGCTCCGAACACCGATCAATTAGAGGAAGGTTGGAGAATTCATACAGGAATAATCCAAAAGAACCTCGTTAAAGCTGTCAAAAAACGTCTCATGGCTGACGTGGAAGTTGGTGTATTGTTGAGTGGCGGCCTTGATAGTAGTTTAATCGCGGCAATTGCTAATGAATATACAGATGGACCGGTGAAATCATTCTGTGTAGGCTCTGAAGGCAGTGCGGATATTTTACGGGCGAGAGAAGTCGCTGAGTATTTAGGAACAGACCACTATGAGTATATTTATACAAATGAAGAGCTTGTAGAAGCGATGGAACACGTGATCTATCATCTTGAATCTTATGAACCATCTCTCGTACGTAGTGCGATTCCGAACTATTTTGTGTCAAAGCTAGCAGCGAGTAAGGTGAAAGTAATCTTGTCCGGTGAAGGTGCTGACGAGTTGTTTGCCGGTTATCAATACTTAAGTGACTATCAGAATACTGACAAACTTAATGAGGAAATTATCCAGATGCTAAACGTGCTGCACTCTGTGAACCTACAGCGTGCTGACAGAATGAGTATGGCTCATTCATTAGAGTTAAGAGTGCCATTTCTTGATTTAGAAGTCATTCATGAATCTCTTAAAATACCAGCTGATTTGAAGATTCATAAACAAGATCGTATGGAAAAATGGCTGCTTCGTAAATCGTTTGATGGGTGGATCCCAGAAAATGTCCTTTGGAGAACGAAAGAGGAGTTTTCAGAAGGAAGCGGTGCGTTGGATGTTCTGGAAGCATATGCGAATGAAGTGTTCTCAGACATTGAAATTGAACGGATTCAACAAGAGTCTCCGGTACACTTAAGAAGCAAACAAGAGGCGCTTTATTATCGGATTTTCAAGCTATACTTCCCACAACAATCAGCCCTCGATACTGTTGGTAAATGGGCTACTGCATAG
- a CDS encoding NUDIX domain-containing protein, which yields MNIHRAFGVYGICVQGDKLLVIDKMKGPYKNRWDLPDGSLNDDETLPEAITRELKEETGYKSSILQQIGVTDFSLPWDWQSFTRLHHITVFYEI from the coding sequence TTGAATATACATAGAGCATTTGGAGTTTATGGTATTTGTGTACAAGGTGACAAACTTCTCGTGATCGATAAAATGAAAGGGCCATATAAAAATCGTTGGGACCTTCCAGATGGGAGTTTGAATGATGATGAAACACTGCCGGAAGCTATCACTCGTGAACTTAAAGAAGAAACTGGCTATAAAAGTTCCATTTTGCAGCAAATAGGTGTAACAGATTTTTCCTTACCGTGGGATTGGCAATCGTTTACCCGACTGCATCATATTACTGTTTTCTACGAGATATAG
- a CDS encoding FixH family protein — protein sequence MKKLLSFVLVSTLMVACGQDEEQNQSSDIPESFEPIEVEVQMDEEGEQGEWALEALVTQEDQPVNDANEVTFEVWKQGEKEGSDMIDHEDVNEGVYSVSYTFEEDGIFFVTPHVTARGMHVMPTHEIAIGNVEDEATEGEDHESEAGDHHHSDIVEVESNLGEISQDAEVELTISQEGEALEDARVRLEVWQHGDEMREWIDAEDEGDGQYAASHQFDETGDYHVIIHIENEELHEHLEEAFTIE from the coding sequence ATGAAAAAACTATTATCATTTGTTTTAGTAAGCACTCTTATGGTTGCTTGTGGACAAGACGAAGAGCAGAATCAATCTTCTGATATCCCAGAAAGCTTTGAACCTATTGAAGTAGAAGTGCAGATGGATGAAGAGGGAGAACAAGGGGAATGGGCGTTGGAAGCTCTTGTTACCCAAGAGGATCAACCGGTAAATGATGCTAATGAAGTCACTTTTGAAGTTTGGAAACAAGGTGAAAAAGAAGGCAGTGACATGATCGATCATGAGGATGTAAACGAAGGTGTTTATTCAGTATCTTATACGTTTGAAGAAGACGGGATTTTCTTTGTTACACCACACGTAACGGCAAGAGGCATGCACGTAATGCCTACCCATGAAATTGCTATTGGAAATGTGGAGGACGAAGCGACTGAAGGTGAAGATCACGAGTCGGAAGCCGGAGACCATCACCACTCTGATATCGTAGAGGTAGAAAGTAACTTAGGTGAAATTTCTCAGGATGCAGAGGTTGAGCTCACAATTAGTCAAGAAGGCGAAGCATTAGAAGATGCGCGTGTACGCCTGGAAGTCTGGCAGCATGGTGATGAAATGAGAGAATGGATCGACGCTGAAGATGAAGGTGATGGTCAGTACGCCGCATCTCATCAATTTGATGAAACTGGCGATTACCACGTCATCATTCATATTGAAAATGAAGAACTTCATGAGCATTTGGAAGAAGCATTTACGATTGAGTAG
- a CDS encoding DeoR family transcriptional regulator: MLPEQRKKQVLSWLETEEHIRISDLSERLEVSEMTVYRDVQALWEAGSLERTSGGVSKKLGQQVGVESNHCTYCKKRVHGRHQVQIIHHNHSVENLCCTHCGLLRYQEVDKQVSQFLCKDFLNDSTMSAQMAFFLIDADNVMNCCYPQVVPFAIKEHALKFQKGFGGELYQLSEALTIVNEQMNITNCCKDH, encoded by the coding sequence TTGTTACCAGAGCAACGAAAGAAACAGGTTTTATCTTGGCTTGAAACAGAAGAGCATATTCGAATTTCGGATTTAAGTGAACGGCTTGAAGTTTCTGAAATGACGGTGTACCGTGATGTACAGGCGCTTTGGGAAGCGGGTTCACTTGAAAGAACGAGTGGAGGTGTTTCAAAAAAGCTCGGACAACAGGTCGGCGTTGAATCCAACCATTGTACATATTGTAAAAAGAGGGTTCATGGTCGGCATCAAGTGCAAATCATTCATCATAACCATAGCGTAGAGAACCTATGTTGCACTCATTGCGGATTGCTTCGCTATCAGGAAGTGGACAAGCAGGTCTCTCAGTTTTTGTGTAAAGACTTTTTAAATGACTCGACTATGAGTGCCCAAATGGCTTTTTTCCTTATTGATGCAGATAATGTAATGAATTGCTGTTATCCGCAAGTCGTACCGTTCGCTATTAAAGAACACGCACTAAAATTTCAAAAAGGTTTTGGTGGTGAACTTTATCAGTTAAGTGAAGCACTCACAATAGTAAATGAGCAAATGAACATAACCAATTGCTGTAAAGATCATTAG
- a CDS encoding chromate transporter — MKTKHLLEILAVSTRLGFTSFGGPIAHLGYFHNEYVNRRKWLDDKAYADLVALSQFIPGPASSQVGIGIGLMRGGLLGAIVSFIGFTLPSVLALMIFAFFLQGFDVSPAGWIHGLKIVAVAVVAHAILGMGQKLAPDRTRATIAIVTLILLLLWQTVYSQVVLILLAGVVGLFIYKGKKQDETTDMNISLSYRFASICLVLFFSLLALLPLARQLFSIEWLALFDSFYRAGALVFGGGHVVLPLLEREVVPTGLVGAEDFLAGYGAAQAVPGPLFTFASYLGTIANGWVGGVIATVAIFLPAFLLILGTLPFWNVMRKNSKIQGALFGVNAAVVGILAAAFYNPIFTSAIDTSVDFALAIGLFGLLVFWKVPAWMVVIIGAMGGTLIYLFT; from the coding sequence ATGAAAACAAAACATCTTCTTGAAATTTTAGCCGTTTCTACACGCCTCGGTTTTACATCCTTTGGAGGACCCATAGCCCACTTAGGTTATTTTCACAATGAATATGTAAACCGGCGTAAATGGCTCGATGATAAGGCCTATGCAGACCTGGTTGCCCTATCTCAATTTATTCCAGGACCAGCAAGCAGTCAGGTTGGTATTGGAATTGGATTAATGAGAGGCGGTTTGCTCGGTGCTATCGTTTCGTTTATCGGCTTCACGCTTCCTTCCGTTTTAGCCTTGATGATTTTTGCTTTTTTTTTACAGGGCTTTGATGTTAGTCCAGCTGGTTGGATTCACGGACTGAAAATTGTCGCTGTCGCGGTTGTTGCCCACGCCATTCTAGGAATGGGGCAAAAGCTCGCTCCTGATCGCACGCGTGCTACCATTGCTATTGTTACACTCATTTTATTGCTGCTCTGGCAAACGGTTTATAGTCAAGTGGTCTTAATTCTCCTTGCTGGAGTCGTCGGACTCTTCATTTATAAAGGGAAAAAACAAGATGAAACTACAGATATGAACATCAGCTTAAGCTACCGATTTGCTTCCATCTGCTTGGTGCTGTTCTTTTCGTTACTTGCCTTGCTTCCATTGGCAAGACAACTTTTTTCCATTGAATGGCTCGCTTTATTTGATAGCTTTTACCGGGCAGGAGCACTCGTATTCGGTGGCGGCCATGTTGTCTTACCTCTACTTGAGCGAGAAGTAGTACCTACTGGCCTAGTAGGAGCCGAAGACTTTCTTGCCGGTTATGGTGCCGCTCAAGCAGTGCCGGGACCGCTATTCACATTTGCATCCTATTTAGGAACGATCGCGAATGGATGGGTCGGCGGGGTTATTGCTACTGTGGCGATCTTTTTGCCAGCATTTCTTCTCATTCTAGGGACACTGCCCTTTTGGAATGTAATGAGAAAAAACTCGAAAATTCAAGGTGCGCTTTTTGGTGTAAATGCTGCTGTTGTCGGGATTTTAGCCGCTGCATTCTATAATCCAATCTTTACGAGTGCCATCGACACGTCTGTTGATTTCGCTTTGGCGATCGGACTGTTTGGACTACTTGTGTTTTGGAAAGTACCGGCCTGGATGGTTGTGATCATCGGTGCAATGGGCGGAACTTTGATTTACCTATTCACCTAA
- the arsC gene encoding arsenate reductase (thioredoxin), whose product MTKPIIYFLCTGNSCRSQIAEAWGKHYLGDKYDVYSAGIEAHGVNPKAVKAMNEVDIDITNQTSDTIDKELLDRADLVVTLCGHANDVCATPPNKERVHWGFDDPAKAEGTDDEKWAVFQRVRNEIGERIKRFAETGK is encoded by the coding sequence ATGACAAAACCAATCATTTACTTTTTATGTACTGGGAATTCTTGTCGCAGTCAGATTGCCGAGGCTTGGGGAAAGCATTATTTAGGAGATAAATATGACGTATATTCTGCTGGGATTGAAGCGCATGGTGTAAATCCAAAAGCAGTAAAGGCAATGAATGAAGTAGACATTGATATTACAAATCAAACGTCTGATACCATCGACAAAGAGTTGCTTGATAGAGCCGACCTTGTCGTTACTTTATGTGGTCACGCAAATGACGTATGTGCAACACCGCCGAACAAAGAACGCGTACACTGGGGATTTGACGATCCAGCAAAGGCAGAAGGAACAGATGATGAAAAGTGGGCTGTATTTCAGAGGGTCCGTAATGAAATTGGTGAACGGATCAAACGTTTTGCTGAAACAGGAAAATAA
- a CDS encoding GNAT family N-acetyltransferase, with protein sequence MYQKDNVMIRQIEEADLKRLWELTRKEENPEWKKWDAPYFKHQSMTYENYFEQKDHIVAKDDVWAIVVDGSLVGTVSYYWEHQPSRWLELGIGIYDPKYWSGGYGTKAFAMWVYHVFEAVPHIQRVGYTTWSGNERMMKVGEKLGFTLEGRMRKVRYFDGEYYDSIRMGMLRVEWRQVSSHSDTGGDCLI encoded by the coding sequence TTGTATCAGAAAGACAATGTTATGATTCGTCAGATAGAAGAGGCGGATTTAAAGAGACTTTGGGAGCTAACAAGAAAAGAAGAAAATCCAGAATGGAAAAAGTGGGATGCTCCGTATTTTAAGCATCAGTCGATGACATATGAAAACTACTTTGAACAAAAAGATCACATCGTTGCAAAAGATGACGTGTGGGCAATTGTAGTGGACGGTTCGTTAGTTGGTACGGTGAGTTATTACTGGGAGCATCAACCAAGCCGGTGGTTGGAATTAGGGATCGGGATATACGACCCGAAGTATTGGAGCGGGGGATATGGGACGAAAGCGTTCGCGATGTGGGTCTATCATGTATTTGAAGCGGTCCCTCATATTCAGCGAGTCGGCTATACCACCTGGTCTGGAAACGAACGGATGATGAAAGTCGGTGAAAAATTAGGGTTTACTCTTGAAGGTCGAATGCGCAAAGTGCGTTATTTTGATGGTGAATATTACGACTCGATTCGGATGGGTATGCTCAGAGTAGAGTGGAGACAGGTATCAAGTCACAGTGATACGGGGGGGGATTGTTTGATTTAG
- a CDS encoding kanamycin nucleotidyltransferase C-terminal domain-containing protein, with protein MLPYPHPTSREEKQNIIKQVTKQLHKKLGSDLLALGLYGSVGKGTEGAYSDIEMHVFVKDGTHFSSHEFIYEPFKIELSVQTKTDIIKEAQTVDDGWSIKAGVFTEVQALYDPTDLFTQLKKFALNVPDSEIREVMKEFMIWEPYETMGKIRNNYERGTYYYLPWGAKDLSWQTAKLIGLANRMIYSTRSETFKEAVSATSKPSGFENLAELVMKGDLADPERVYLSCENLWTGLNDWFDLLGIDYRVTDLPF; from the coding sequence ATGCTACCTTACCCTCATCCAACCTCACGAGAAGAGAAACAGAATATTATTAAACAGGTTACCAAGCAATTACATAAGAAATTAGGCTCTGATCTTTTGGCACTCGGCCTTTATGGCTCTGTGGGAAAAGGAACAGAAGGAGCCTACTCGGATATCGAAATGCACGTTTTCGTTAAAGATGGTACTCATTTTTCGAGCCATGAATTCATTTATGAGCCCTTCAAAATTGAGCTTAGTGTTCAAACAAAAACCGATATTATCAAAGAGGCACAAACTGTCGATGATGGGTGGAGTATTAAAGCTGGTGTGTTTACGGAGGTTCAAGCCCTTTACGATCCTACCGATCTTTTTACACAATTAAAGAAATTTGCTCTTAACGTACCGGATTCCGAGATACGTGAAGTAATGAAAGAGTTTATGATTTGGGAACCGTACGAAACGATGGGGAAAATTAGGAATAATTATGAACGTGGAACCTACTACTATCTTCCTTGGGGTGCAAAAGACCTTAGTTGGCAAACCGCTAAGCTCATTGGCCTTGCTAATCGAATGATTTATTCTACCAGAAGTGAAACGTTTAAAGAGGCCGTATCTGCTACCTCTAAGCCGAGTGGGTTCGAAAATCTAGCCGAATTGGTTATGAAAGGTGATCTTGCTGACCCAGAACGGGTTTACCTTAGCTGTGAAAATCTTTGGACTGGCTTGAACGATTGGTTTGACCTTTTAGGTATTGATTATCGAGTTACTGATCTACCATTTTAG
- a CDS encoding NUDIX hydrolase, translated as MKRVDIVYGLILNEEKDKVLLVKNVEHSTWTLPGGAVEPGETLDEAVVREVKEETGLDVKANYLVALNEAFMVKNDHHALFITFQAEVIGGKASVQDPGKIERLEWCTFSKAKDRMPYYKGGIEKLVTSSVTYFNQGKRTVL; from the coding sequence ATGAAAAGGGTGGACATTGTATACGGACTTATTTTAAATGAAGAAAAAGATAAGGTGCTCCTCGTGAAGAATGTGGAGCATTCTACATGGACACTTCCAGGAGGAGCAGTTGAACCAGGAGAAACATTGGATGAAGCTGTTGTCCGAGAAGTGAAGGAAGAGACCGGCTTAGACGTAAAAGCTAATTATTTAGTTGCTCTGAACGAAGCATTCATGGTCAAAAACGATCATCATGCGTTGTTTATCACTTTTCAGGCTGAAGTGATTGGAGGGAAGGCGAGTGTTCAAGACCCTGGTAAAATCGAAAGACTTGAGTGGTGCACTTTCTCGAAAGCAAAAGACAGGATGCCTTACTATAAAGGGGGGATCGAAAAGCTGGTCACATCATCAGTAACCTACTTTAACCAAGGAAAGCGTACAGTGTTGTAA
- a CDS encoding FbpB family small basic protein encodes MIKQSIAILIEQNREQILSNNKELAKIEERMEERLAEKPRQSRKAK; translated from the coding sequence ATGATTAAACAATCTATTGCCATTTTAATTGAACAAAACCGGGAACAGATCCTATCAAACAATAAAGAGCTAGCAAAGATTGAGGAACGAATGGAAGAAAGATTAGCGGAAAAACCAAGACAATCCAGAAAAGCTAAATAA